The Brassica napus cultivar Da-Ae chromosome C1, Da-Ae, whole genome shotgun sequence DNA segment ATGATTTATTAAAGTGTAAATAATTAAGGAatttatcttattaaagtagaagcATTTTAAACTTTTGTTTGGTAACTTACATAGCAGTTAAAAAAATAGCgttgtttgaaaacatggataacagtaagttagaaaaaaaaaactaatgggtttatgctattaaaaatattagaagttcattacattatattaaaaaaaatgagtttatgttacttgatatacatattaagatcaaaataataatttaaaattgatttatatcaaaaattcattcaaaaatatacatagattcaaaatttgatttttactaacatattttccaataaccattataaaaatattttcaatatatataagaaaaatacaatacaaagcccaatttcaaacaccaacttaaattatgatttttatatttcacattgaaatttaaaaatataatatatgttattatttatatgattgtatgtatgaaatattattaattataagattacttatttgatggtacgtataaaattcgattaattatatgataacacatatttttgtaacctatgatgacacatataggatataatagtgattaggggtgggcgttcgggttcgttttcggGTATGTTTGGGACTtcgtgttcggttcagatctttgaagattcggttcggatttggataaccaatttaaattattttaaattttaaaaaatttattatatgcttcaattttttaaaaaatctataaacaatagaatatattacatataaatttgaataacatatgtcagagtacttaacttaacatataaattagttttgtttaaatatttggatagaaaattaataattatttaagtatttttgtagttttgagtatattttaactattttagatatttacgtttgattatttgtatatattttcaagtatttaaacgaacttaaaagtatcatatatattctgtatgtttttatatatattaaatctaaaaataattaatatatatgtatataaatctattttggatatccaaaatactttaattcagatcggattaggtttcagttcttcaaataccaaaattttgaataatttgaatatttaatcaatttcggtttggatttggtactatttattcggattgggatcaGTTCGGTTCTTCGAATTTTGAATTCGAATTTTGTGCCCAACcttaaatagtgacataaaaaaacaaatagcatcatattttttaaaaaatacatttgcaCGGGTGCGCAGATCAATATCTAGTAAATCTTTATAACTGTACTTTCTATTTCAAATTTTGGGTTATTTTTCAATTCCCTGAATTCAtacattaagtttttttttactgaaatgTTTATATCGACCTTTAGTAACGTGAAACTATTGTACTTGTATActgtttaaattttatatttcataacgCGAACTAACAATTATATATGAACAACAATTGATATTGTATTACCAACGATTCTAGTCCATCACTATCTTTGtgtttttacttcttttttttttttggtaaaaatgttaaattttataccatTTTCTTTTGTGCCAAAAGTTACAAAGCAAACTAGTAGCagatgaaaataaactaaagcaACAacatagaaagaaagaaaaagcacTTCCCAGTGACCACATACATATTTAAACATGAACATATAGAGCAATCAAAAGGACATAGAGAAAAAGCTTGACCAAGTGATGACATTGCCGCATGGGAAGAAAACCTTTGATATACCATGAGACCACGCCTTGGTAGATATTGGCTTGCCCGCAGCGCTACTCCAACTGATTGGAATCCATCTCGCACAGCTTTGTCGGTCCTAGTCAAGGAAACTCAAGTCTCACGAACCACCACCGATGGACGAAGAACCCGAACGCCAAGAGCTTTCAGCAGCTACACACTCTTGAGAACCCTAGGAGTGCCATCTGGCTAGTCCAAAGAACACTAAGAACTACACTTATTTGGTTCGACTTCGGAAGTAAACGCGAACCCAAGCAAAAAGACGGGTCTGGTGAGAGCCACATCTCAATGTTGTCCAACCAAATCTGCAACATGGACAAACAAttgccccccccccccactaCTTACCAAATGGAGAAGCAATGGGGCTGGGATGACCAATCGGAACACGAGGCTCCTACGAGGAACCGGGAATCCGAAGATCCAAGAACCCCGACTCGTGCTAGCATCGAGAACCGATGATAGCTCCATATTGCCTCTTCAGCAAAACAACAACGGAGAAGAACCGACGAGTTAACCGAAGAGACGGAAAGGGGGAGAGAACCCATATGCAGATGGGCACAGCAGCACCAAAAGCGGCGAACCCGGGATAACAAAGCCGGAGCGACGCCGGAACAGCCCCTGGCTCGTCATAGACGGCCAGACAGAGAGACAGACACTAGCAGCCGCACGAGCAAGCGCCAAAGCTACCGCTACCACGCAGTAGCGTTCACCACGACGAGCACGCCTTCGGAGACCAACTGGCCCGAGGTCCAACTTGACCGGAGGAAGAGACGGAAAACCAACCACTCGACGCCGAGCGAGAAAGAAAGCCGCCTCGAACCGGTCCACTCCACCGCAGATCTgaaaccctaaacaccgagaaccCCAGATCTGGGCGAAGGAGTCCTAAACACCCGGCCACGCGCTCCCACCACCGGCAAAGGAACCAGATCTAGAAACGAAAACCTCAACCCGAGCCTTTGCCGGACCCAAAAAGCCGACTTCCAGACAACTCCCACCACCGCAGCACCCCTCATCGTGACTCCATAGCTCCAACGAGAGATCCAAACCAGACTACGAAGAGGCTAAGTCCGGATTGACTCAGTCACAGAGCCACCAACATATCGGGGGAGGAGGAGAGCTGGCGAAGAAGCAAAGAAAAAACAGAGGGGGAGAGGGAAGGCCTCCGACGGCGGCGAGCCGCCGGAGCCACCAAGCAGATATGAGGTCGAGACTTTGTTGTGTTTTTACTTTTACTTGCTTCATCCCTTACATTACTACTATTTCAACAattatcaaaatgttttcacTATTCTCAATTTCCCATCTTGGTGAATTATATGTTAGTTTATCATATACCACGGCATGTTGAGTGTTAGTTAGCATCAAACTATAGGAGGGTAGTTGTTCAGTATTGTAAACAagcaaaaagagaaaacatgGCCACAAAGTCAAGTCGATTTCACATATCATTTGTTAAGTCTATATCCCTctcgattataaaatgattataataaagaaaaagagagaataaaCTGTAAAAATAAAGAGACAGAGTGAGAAAGGAACATAAGGGAAGGTATGAAGTAGAGGTGAAGATGCATGCGATGGTGTGTCGGAAAGGCAAAGCACATGCTCCACAACTTGAGCTTCTCACTTGCGTCAGGGGTAAGTATCCTCTGTACCTTCTTACTTTTCATTATTATGTACCACCTCACTTCTCAGAGCATCATTAACCCTAGCAATTTATTAGGggtgcttaatttttttaattttttttttaatttttctcttttctgactaaaaaaaaaaaaaaattaaaaagaccaatcgcggaccgccacaTGTCGGTGGAACCCgcaaacagaacaaaacaacgACGCTTAAAGAAGCATCAAAAGCactgctgcttcttcttcttcttctctttcattttttttaattaaaaaattgttaaccGCTCCTTAAGCAACCATGGATAATGGTGGTCTCAGCCGCTGGATCCCTATTCATTACATAATATTTATACTATTCAATTATAATATGAAAGTAATTTTATTGCTTAGAACTAAACTTAATTGTCAAAATattgggggtgattggttgagATTTATCTCCttactttagttttatttacttttaaatcactaaattttaccaatcatgttgtagctttatttttaatagttaaaaccTAAATCAAGTTTCTATAAacttttaccaatcatgctttaactttatttttaaacctacagcaaaaaaagtaaaacaaatttttttttaatgtattttaggtAAAAAACCTAAAGCTTTCTTTTATAGGCTGTAGATTctgtgaaaaaaaaactatctataatatcaaataaattagataatcataattaaaaacatctttaaatatttaattcaattcTGGGtgttgtaaaaattattgaaatattttaaataaaatatatattatttacatatcacattttaaataacaataaactttgagaatttataaaaaaaaatattaatgtaaattatttaattgataaaaaaataattattttatatatacatcacatattttattttaaaatatctacagcctatAATTTACAtctacaacaaatttaactacatcaaaaatctgaaaaaaaatttacagtAACAACTTTACAGCTATAACAAATTTACCTACAGCTAAATTTTTATAGCTAAATTTTTAGAGCCATAGTTGAACCAATCATCACCATTATCTTTTACGTTTATAGACAGCCGTAAGAAACACTGTCcgtcaaaatatatattttccataATTGGTAATGTTGGGCTTATTTGTGATATAATGAGTTATACTTAATTATAGAATTTCTAGTAGAATGGACAAGATGAGGCTACTTTGTATCCGTAAACTTATGAACACATAATCAAAAAGTGACTACACCCAAATATCATTTGCTTTTTACATTATAAAGAGAGTTCTTATTTATAAAGTTATCAAAGTTTAATGATTTTCTCTTATCTACAGTCTCTCTCATGCACGACGTTACATACAAACATATAGAGATTATTTTCCTATTTATGAGGACTTTAATCGTTTAGAACCGATGCTGACTCGATTATCAGATATGTGTTCTATTTCCACATGAGAAAAGGATTATGACTCATGCAAGCCACACATTTATGTGATAAGTGAGTTTTATCTGCTTCGAGAGTCCATTATTAAGGATCTTGTTAATTAATGACgtcatagatttttgtttaacAAACAGATAACTTTCGATCTGTTCACTCATGGTAGATCTCAGACAggggtttttaattttttttcccgTATTTATGTGCTCGTAGTTACGTGGCCACGGAAGTCCTTGTAACATAAAATAATCTGATAACAATAATCTTGGTGGTATCCCTTATATAATTTgccaaacataataaaatatgaagaatattTACACTAAGACAAAAAACTACACTAACTTAAAACGATTTTCTTGTACTATAAATAACTATAGAACCTCTTTGGATCCAATGCCAACAAGGTTTATCAAACGAGCATTCCGATaccattatatttttaaaatgttttagtcCATATACATGGACTGCAAGTCtgcaaaaacaacaacaaaagggaaaataaaaataatgattgaaaAGAAATATCATCACGCAAAACCTTAAAAGTACTATCGACGTCGTGTCATCCTCCTCTTCATCTACATCATATAGTTCCCACAGTTTTCACATCAATAGTTAACCATtttcccaattttttttttttctacacaCTCTCTTTTCCTCTCTCCTTCGTATAATACTATATTAGTACCATTACCCATCTCCCTTTCACCACCAAACCTCTGCATAtcctctctactctctctcacTCACAAGCAAAAAAAATGTCAGGCAACCATTACTCGAGGGACATCCACCACAACACTCCCTCGTTGCACCATCACCAAAACGACGCCGTTGTTGATGGAGAGTATTTGTTCGAGAAATCACTAACACCAAGCGACGTCGGAAAGCTAAATCGTTTAGTCATACCGAAACAACACGCCGAGAAACACTTCCCTCTCAATAATGCCGCCGATGACGTGGCGGCGGCTGAGACGACGGAGAAAGGGATGCTTCTGACCTTCGAGGACGAGTCAAGCAAGTGTTGGAAATTCAGATACTCGTATTGGAACAGTAGCCAAAGCTACGTGTTGACCAAAGGATGGAGCAGGTACGTGAAAGACAAGCAGCTCCACGCAGGGGACGTTGTTTTCTTTCAGCGCCACCGTTTTGATCTACATAGAGTCTTCATTGGTTGGCGAAAACGTGGCGAGGTTTCTTCCCCTTCCGCCATCTCCGTCGTCTCTCAAGATGCTCGAGTTAACACGACGGCGTACTGGAGCAACGGCTTGACTACACCATACCGTCAAGTACACGCGTCAACTAGTTCTTACCCTAACATTCACCAAGAGTATTCACACTATGGTAAAACTTTTTATCTCttatctcaattttttttttgttatttttctctTATCTGTGTGTCAGATATATATACACTTTCTGTTTTTAAAGATATGTGTCATAGATCATGTCTTTTCTTTTCACCAAAATATATACGTTcgtacatttttattatataggttATTATTTTATGCTTGGTGTTTTAGATTACCTTAAACATAATTTAGACTGAGCTTAACCATTTTAGCTGgtggatattttattttcttacacaAAATTGTCGGAATTAAAATCGCCCAggagttattttattttatcctaaaatatgTGACAATTAGATTAGTtgcatgtgtatatatatgtaaaataacaACCTGAAATAACATTTTGTAATAGATAtatctctttgtttttctttcgtCATGTCATTTTTATTCTGGACAAGAAAATAAAGCCGCGTGCAATTTCAATAATCTTCGTCAAGTTGTAAACTAAGGAGAACCGTCCAATCAACTTAGACTAACGTGCTCGTTATTTCTTCCtctaactaataaaaaaaaatatgtaactaAAAGACGCGCGCGTGTCGCGACGGTGGAAAATTGTAGGCGCCGTCGCTGAGACACCGACGGTGGTTACAGGGAGCTCGAGGACGGTGAGGCTATTTGGAGTTAACCTGGAATGTCACGGCGACGTTGTCGAGCCACCACCGTGTCCCGACGGCTACAATGGCCAACACTTTTACTATTACTCAACTCCTCATCCAAtggtaatattttgtttttctcatTCTGTCATATTCAATTTGCTTACGTCAAGTATGTCTATGCTACTATGCCAATAATTAAGTATTAAACAGATGTCGTGGCTGTTTCTCGAGATGAGACATAGAAACTTagtagtaattttttaaaatagaccTGAAAGAGcttttgtttaataaatattgtaTAGAAGGAATCAGGATGACTAATACTGCACTTGAATGTAAAGCACATGGCCAATTTGTTGATGATAACTTTGTAGCctaacatgattttaattttctttttcttctgtaCCGTAGCATGATTTTTTATGCAGAAGATAAAGtgataataataacaatagttGCGTGATGGTTTTGTGAACAGAATATCTCATTTGCTGGGGAAGCAATGGAACAGGTAGGAGATAGACGAGGTTGACGATATCCGAAACGAATGAACAATCTTTTAGATTTTGA contains these protein-coding regions:
- the LOC106450467 gene encoding B3 domain-containing protein At3g11580-like isoform X1, whose product is MSGNHYSRDIHHNTPSLHHHQNDAVVDGEYLFEKSLTPSDVGKLNRLVIPKQHAEKHFPLNNAADDVAAAETTEKGMLLTFEDESSKCWKFRYSYWNSSQSYVLTKGWSRYVKDKQLHAGDVVFFQRHRFDLHRVFIGWRKRGEVSSPSAISVVSQDARVNTTAYWSNGLTTPYRQVHASTSSYPNIHQEYSHYDARVSRRWKIVGAVAETPTVVTGSSRTVRLFGVNLECHGDVVEPPPCPDGYNGQHFYYYSTPHPMNISFAGEAMEQVGDRRG
- the LOC106450467 gene encoding B3 domain-containing protein At3g11580-like isoform X2, producing MSGNHYSRDIHHNTPSLHHHQNDAVVDGEYLFEKSLTPSDVGKLNRLVIPKQHAEKHFPLNNAADDVAAAETTEKGMLLTFEDESSKCWKFRYSYWNSSQSYVLTKGWSRYVKDKQLHAGDVVFFQRHRFDLHRVFIGWRKRGEVSSPSAISVVSQDARVNTTAYWSNGLTTPYRQVHASTSSYPNIHQEYSHYGAVAETPTVVTGSSRTVRLFGVNLECHGDVVEPPPCPDGYNGQHFYYYSTPHPMNISFAGEAMEQVGDRRG